CGGCGCCATCTTCATGGGCCGCTTCACCTCGGAAAGCCTGGGCGACTACTGCGCCGGCCCCAACCACGTGCTGCCTACCAGCCGCACCGCGCGTTTTGCCAGCCCGCTGGGGGTGTACGACTTCCAGAAGCGCAGCAGCCTGATCCGCGTGTCGCACGCCGGTGCGCAGCAGCTGGGCCGCGTGGCCAGCATACTGGCGCATGGCGAGGGTCTGACTGCGCATGCGCGCGCCGCCGAACTGCGTCTGGATAAATAAACCTACGCACCGGGCTGCCGCTTCCCGGCGGTAGCCCATATCGGGGTTTCAGGTTACGATGAAGCCCTTGTTGCAAAAACCGCGTCGGGCCACCACCGACATTTCGAACCGGCCCGTCCGGCAAGAACTGTCGATGAAAATGTCTATACAGCAATTGTTCCGCCCCGACGTGCTGGCCATGCAGGCCTACCACGTTGCCGATGCCTCGGGCTACATCAAGCTCGACGCGATGGAAAACCCCTACCATCTGCCAGCGGATCTGCGTCAGGAACTGGGCCAGGAGCTGGCCGAAGTGGCGCTGAACCGTTACCCGGACCCGCACGGCGACGGGCTGAAGGATCAGCTCAAGTCCGCCTTCGCCATTCCCGATGCCGCCGACGTGGTGCTGGGCAACGGCTCAGACGAAATCATCACCCTGATCACCCAGGCCCTGGCCGCACCGGATACCGTGGTGCTGGCGCTGGAACCCTCCTTCGTGATGTACCGGCTCAACGCGCAGTTCTCGCGTGTGCGCTACGTGGGCGTGCCGCTGAGGCCGGATTTCGGCCTCGACCTGCCGGCCACGCTGGACGCCATTCGCCAGCATCGCCCGGCGGTGGTGTTCCTGTCCTACCCCAACAACCCCACCGGGCCGCGCTTCGCCCGCGAGGAAGTGCAGGCGGTGCTGGATGCCGCGCCGGGGTTGGTGGTGGTGGACGAAGCCTATCAGGCGTTTGCCAGCGACAGTTTCATGGGTCTGGCAGGCAGTCAGCCGCACCTGATCGTGATGCGTACGCTGTCCAAGCTGGGCCTTGCCGGCCTGCGCCTGGGCTATGCCGCCGGCCACCCGGACGTGATCGCCCAGCTCGACAAGGTGCGCCCGCCGTACAACATCAACGTGCTGAGCCAGGCCGCCGCCAAGTTTGC
This Vogesella sp. LIG4 DNA region includes the following protein-coding sequences:
- the hisC gene encoding histidinol-phosphate transaminase, yielding MKMSIQQLFRPDVLAMQAYHVADASGYIKLDAMENPYHLPADLRQELGQELAEVALNRYPDPHGDGLKDQLKSAFAIPDAADVVLGNGSDEIITLITQALAAPDTVVLALEPSFVMYRLNAQFSRVRYVGVPLRPDFGLDLPATLDAIRQHRPAVVFLSYPNNPTGPRFAREEVQAVLDAAPGLVVVDEAYQAFASDSFMGLAGSQPHLIVMRTLSKLGLAGLRLGYAAGHPDVIAQLDKVRPPYNINVLSQAAAKFALRHLDVFAAQAAELRSERSRLADSLTTQPQLTVYPSEANFLTIRVPDALALFAHLKAAGILIKNLHGYHPLLDNCLRLTVGSPDENSALLAAIHAYFA